The following are encoded in a window of Manihot esculenta cultivar AM560-2 chromosome 8, M.esculenta_v8, whole genome shotgun sequence genomic DNA:
- the LOC110620862 gene encoding importin subunit alpha-2, producing the protein MSLRPSARTEVRRNRYKVAVDAEEGRRRREDNMVEIRKNRREESLQKKRREGLQAQPMPASIHSSAVEKKLEHLPSMVAGVWSDDSNLQLEATTQFRKLLSIERSPPIEEVIQAGVVPRFVEFLMREDFPQLQFEAAWALTNIASGTSENTRVVIDHGAVPIFVKLLGSPSDDVREQAVWALGNVAGDSPKCRDLVLGHGALIPLLAQLNEHAKLSMLRNATWTLSNFCRGKPQPPFDQVKPALPALARLIHSNDEEVLTDACWALSYLSDGTNDKIQAVIEAGVCPRLVELLLHPSPSVLIPALRTVGNIVTGDDMQTQCIINHQALPCLLNLLTNNYKKSIKKEACWTISNITAGNKEQIQAVIEANIIGPLVHLLQNAEFDIKKEAAWAISNATSGGSHEQIKYLVSQGCIKPLCDLLICPDPRIVTVCLEGLENILKVGEADKNLGNTGGVNQYAQMIDDAEGLEKIENLQSHDNTEIYEKAVKMLETYWLEEEDETMPPGDASQSGFQFGGGEMPAVPSGGFNFS; encoded by the exons ATGTCTTTGAGGCCAAGCGCGAGGACCGAGGTCCGCAGGAATAGATACAAGGTTGCTGTTGATGCTGAGGAAGGTCGTCGCAGGCGAGAAGACAACATGGTGGAGATCCGAAAGAATCGTCGCGAGGAGAGCCTGCAGAAGAAGCGCCGTGAGGGACTCCAAGCGCAGCCGATGCCTGCTTCGATTCACTCCTCCGCTGTCGAGAAGAAG TTGGAGCATCTCCCATCAATGGTTGCTGGTGTTTGGTCTGATGATAGTAATTTGCAGCTTGAGGCAACAACACAATTCAGGAAATTGCTCTCCATTG AGCGTAGCCCTCCAATTGAGGAAGTAATACAGGCTGGTGTTGTCCCCCGTTTTGTTGAGTTTCTTATGAGGGAGGATTTTCCTCAGCTTCAG TTTGAAGCAGCTTGGGCTCTCACAAATATTGCTTCTGGGACTTCTGAGAATACAAGGGTGGTAATTGATCATGGAGCTGTCCCCATATTTGTAAAGCTTCTTGGTTCTCCAAGTGATGATGTTCGTGAACAG GCTGTGTGGGCATTGGGAAATGTTGCTGGAGATTCTCCTAAATGTCGTGATCTTGTTCTTGGCCATGGAGCTTTGATTCCTTTGCTTGCACAGTTGAATGAGCATGCTAAACTATCTATGCTAAGGAATGCTACATGGACGCTGTCTAACTTCTGCCGAGGCAAGCCACAGCCACCTTTTGACCAG GTTAAACCTGCCCTCCCTGCTCTTGCACGTTTAATTCATTCTAATGATGAGGAAGTCTTGACTGATGCATGTTGGGCACTCTCGTATCTTTCTGATGGTACCAATGACAAAATTCAAGCTGTTATTGAAGCCGGAGTATGCCCTCGGCTAGTTGAGCTTTTATT ACACCCATCTCCTTCAGTTCTGATTCCTGCACTCCGCACTGTTGGGAACATTGTCACTGGTGATGATATGCAGACCCAG TGTATCATCAATCATCAAGCACTGCCTTGCCTTCTGAATTTGTTGACAAATAACTATAAGAAGAGTATCAAGAAGGAAGCTTGTTGGACAATTTCTAACATAACTGCCGGAAACAAAGAGCAGATTCAG GCTGTAATTGAGGCTAATATCATTGGCCCATTAGTTCATCTACTTCAAAATGCTGAGTTTGACATTAAGAAGGAGGCTGCATGGGCAATCTCAAATGCTACTTCCGGTGGTTCTCATGAACAAATCAA GTACCTTGTTAGCCAAGGTTGCATTAAGCCCTTATGTGACCTTCTCATATGCCCTGATCCAAGGATAGTTACAGTGTGTCTAGAAGGTCTTGAAAACATCTTGAAGGTAGGAGAAGCTGACAAGAATTTAGGCAACACTGGAGGGGTAAATCAATATGCACAAATGATTGATGATGCTGAAGGGTTGGAGAAAATTGAAAATCTACAGTCTCATGACAACACAGAGATTTATGAGAAGGCTGTGAAGATGCTTGAGACATATTggctggaggaggaggatgagACAATGCCTCCAGGAGATGCTTCCCAATCTGGGTTCCAATTTGGTGGGGGTGAAATGCCTGCTGTTCCATCTGGTGGATTTAATTTCAGCTAG
- the LOC110621395 gene encoding protein DEHYDRATION-INDUCED 19 homolog 3, whose product MDADSWSARLSSASKRYQSVLQSRSDMFIGFEEIDGDDDIREEFPCPFCSEYFDIVGLCCHIDDEHPMEAKNGVCPVCAMRVGVDMVAHITLQHGNIFKRKRKSRKGGYHSTLALLRKELREGNLQSLFGGSSCIFSSSNAAPDPLLSSFILPMADDFASAQPSFSDETSSAKKSLDDNVLKGNMMSSPLSIKDQEEKAKRSEFVQGLLLSAILDDIL is encoded by the exons ATGGATGCTGATTCTTGGAGCGCTCGTCTCTCTTCGGCCTCTAAGCGATACCAATCAGTCCTCCAATCGCGATCTG ATATGTTTATAGGTTTTGAAGAAATTGATGGAGATGATGATATAAGGGAGGAGTTTCCTTGCCCATTCTGCTCAGAATATTTTGATATTGTTGGGTTGTGCTGTCATATTGACGATGAGCATCCCATGGAGGCAAAGAATGGG GTGTGTCCAGTTTGTGCAATGAGGGTAGGGGTTGATATGGTTGCGCACATAACCTTACAACATGGGAATATATTCAAG CGTAAAAGGAAATCACGAAAAGGTGGATATCATTCTACACTTGCTTTATTGAGGAAAGAGCTCCGAGAAGGAAACCTACAATCTCTTTTTGGGGGTTCTTCCTGTATATTTTCCTCATCCAATGCAGCGCCTGATCCCTTGTTGTCTTCATTCATTTTGCCTATGGCTGATGATTTTGCAAGTGCGCAACCTTCCTTTTCAGATGAAACAAGCTCAGCCAAGAAAAGCTTAGATGACAATGTTTTAAAGGG AAATATGATGTCGTCGCCCCTGTCAATTAAGGATCAGGAAGAGAAGGCCAAGAGGAGTGAGTTTGTTCAAGGGCTATTGTTGTCTGCCATTCTTGATGACATCTTATGA
- the LOC110621394 gene encoding uncharacterized protein LOC110621394 — protein sequence MGRGGKVNHKRNFKNRARSKDKGSDDSDEDYVVEVEENATDGDSGDSGNSIDDYASEESFASFVEEEEEEKEFRVGSKNSKGSQPNGNTGCKTSRKRKRLSYEEEDEDYVHEEEDDDEDDDEFTPDEDDDFLDEDEELTAKKKSNNMRVGKRRIEKRGSRRGPKKQRKSRVSKKPSVKKGTKKRRLRKKERCEYDDEYDVDFVDDSAIVKEKSSENSNVRKRRNTMYSDSDFMPSGSSDYEFTISEEEREQVREASKLYGELKTSLRGSSSIKKLQEIGDLCEQGKSIARKGKEKVKEVRTEVGKQVCGICLSEEDKRRLRGTLNCCDHYFCFTCIMEWSKVESRCPLCKQRFTTITKNGRTAVGVDLRNMVVEVPKRDQVYQPSEEEIRNFIDPYENVICTECHEGGDDGLMLLCDLCDSPAHTYCVGLGRQVPEGNWYCDGCRPVALGSSSSQTQELLPNQRTTSNTFNGSSPVSNNGDGLDCSLELSPCLAFSQVVGNLSSPRFSSGDVQAASPVSGAGAPTLSMRRHIHRRIQNILSVSRMYNIANRADGISAANLHSDSSMTQTDQCRETSIQNSRTQEMGSLQRASHDVRLQDQPSSSLQNGDHFAIRSSQLRTQAVDDPTVTTTERSVNLTLWPELTGMNSVSGHEQFHQCNSRPGIVSEVNPVPHKAREECQFYVVKEQLQSMVKSHLRSLSQGVELGHDTFKEIARSSTHTILAGCGLEHKRSEVQFMPLPSICTHVERVAAGQTSIMKGLCSSCFDSFVRDVVKRIMDTRLPQWLSLRL from the exons ATGGGAAGAGGAGGGAAGGTGAATCATaagagaaattttaaaaatagggCTAGGTCTAAAGATAAGGGGTCTGATGATTCAGATGAGGATTATGTGGTTGAAGTTGAGGAAAATGCAACTGATGGGGATTCAGGGGATTCAGGGAATTCTATAGATGATTATGCATCAGAAGAGAGTTTTGCTAGTTTtgtagaagaggaagaagaggaaaaggagtTTAGGGTTGGATCCAAAAATAGCAAGGGTTCACAACCAAATGGGAATACTGGGTGTAAAACTTCAcggaaaagaaaaaggttatCTTATGAGGAGGAAGATGAGGATTATGTTCATGAGGAGGAAGATGAcgatgaagatgatgatgaattCACGCCAGATGAAGATGATGATTTTCTGGATGAGGATGAAGAATTGACAGCAAAAAAGAAGAGTAATAACATGAGAGTGGGCAAGAGGAGGATTGAGAAAAGGGGCTCCAGGCGTGGTCCAAAGAAACAGCGGAAATCTAGGGTCTCAAAGAAACCTTCAGTAAAGAAGGGAACAAAGAAGCGTaggttaagaaagaaagaaaggtgTGAATATGATGATGAATATGATGTTGATTTTGTAGATGATAGTGCAATTGTAAAAGAAAAGAGCAGTGAAAATTCAAATGTGAGGAAGAGGAGAAATACCATGTATTCGGATTCAGATTTTATGCCTTCTGGATCATCTGATTATGAGTTTACGATCTCGGAGGAAGAGAGAGAGCAGGTAAGAGAAGCCAGTAAATTGTATGGAGAACTAAAGACTAGTTTGAGGGGTTCGTCATCTATAAAGAAACTTCAGGAGATTGGGGATTTGTGTGAACAAGGAAAATCCATTGCCAGAAAAGGCAAGGAGAAGGTAAAGGAAGTAAGAACAGAGGTAGGAAAGCAGGTATGCGGAATTTGCCTCTCAGAAGAGGATAAAAGAAGATTAAGGGGGACACTGAACTGTTGTGATCACTATTTCTGCTTCACTTGCATCATGGAGTGGTCAAAGGTAGAGTCGCGATGCCCTTTGTGCAAACAAAGGTTTACGACAATAACAAAGAACGGAAGAACAGCTGTGGGGGTTGATCTGAGAAATATGGTAGTGGAAGTACCCAAACGTGATCAG GTCTATCAACCATCAGAGGAAGAAATAAGGAACTTTATTGATCCATATGAGAATGTGATTTGTACTGAATGCCATGAAGGTGGGGATGATGGCCTCATGTTACTGTGTGATCTCTGTGATTCACCTGCACATACCTATTGTGTTGGCCTTGGGCGGCAAGTACCTGAAGGCAATTGGTATTGTGATGGCTGTCGACCTGTTGCTCTTGGATCCTCAAGCTCCCAAACTCAGGAACTTTTGCCTAATCAAAGGACTACAAGCAACACATTTAATGGGTCATCTCCTGTTTCAAATAATGGAGACGGTTTAGACTGCAGTTTAGAGCTGTCACCTTGTTTAGCATTCTCTCAAGTAGTTGGAAATCTGTCATCTCCCAGATTTTCCTCTGGAGATGTTCAGGCAGCTTCTCCAGTATCTGGAGCTGGGGCGCCAACTCTGTCAATGAGACGTCATATACACCGCCGTATACAAAATATCCTTTCTGTTAGCAGAATGTATAACATAGCTAACAGAGCCGATGGCATTTCAGCTGCCAACTTGCATAGTGACTCTTCAATGACTCAAACTGATCAATGTAGGGAAACCTCTATTCAAAATTCAAGGACACAAGAAATGGGATCATTGCAACGTGCATCCCATGACGTGAGATTGCAAGACCAACCCTCTTCTTCATTGCAAAATGGAGATCATTTTGCTATTAGATCAAGCCAATTGAGAACACAGGCAGTTGATGATCCAACTGTTACAACTACGGAGAGGTCTGTCAATTTAACATTATGGCCTGAACTCACTGGGATGAACTCTGTATCTGGCCATGAGCAGTTCCATCAGTGCAACAGCAGACCAGGCATTGTATCTGAAGTTAATCCGGTACCTCATAAAGCTAGAGAAGAATGTCAATTCTATGTGGTAAAGGAACAATTGCAGTCAATGGTTAAAAGCCACTTGAGAAGCTTGTCTCAAGGCGTTGAATTAG GCCATGATACTTTCAAGGAAATTGCAAGGAGTTCTACGCATACCATCTTAGCTGGTTGTGGTCTTGAGCACAAGAGGAGTGAAGTCCAATTTATGCCCCTGCCATCAATTTGCACCCATGTTGAGAGGGTGGCTGCTGGACAGACAAGTATAATGAAAGGTTTATGCTCATCTTGTTTTGATTCTTTTGTAAGGGATGTAGTGAAGAGGATCATGGACACAAGACTGCCTCAGTGGTTGAGTTTACGTCTTTAG
- the LOC122724447 gene encoding protein DEHYDRATION-INDUCED 19 homolog 6-like: MDLKHVWQMLQQHESLAFTFLQAKYIPTSSILKKASLAFVWLNASTSLTTAYMQQTKRSQKGGHYSTLALLRKELREGNLQSLFERSSCIFSSFNTAPDPLLSSFILPMADDFASVQHSFSDETSSAKKSFNENVLERNMMSPLSIKDQEDKAKGLNLFKGWLLSAILDDIL, from the exons ATGGATTTGAAGCATGTATGGCAGATGCTGCAACAACACGAGTCTTTAGCATTCACGTTCTTACAAGCCAAGTACATTCCTACGAGCTCAATACTTAAAAAAGCCTCTTTGG CCTTTGTGTGGCTTAATGCATCGACTTCCTTAACGACTGCATACATGCAGCAAACGAAGAGATCACAAAAAGGTGGACATTATTCTACACTTGCTTTATTGAGGAAAGAGCTCCGAGAAGGAAATCTACAATCTCTCTTTGAGCGTTCTTCCTGTATATTTTCCTCCTTCAATACAGCACCTGATCCTTTGTTGTCTTCATTCATTTTGCCTATGGCTGATGATTTTGCAAGTGTTCAACATTCTTTTTCAGATGAAACAAGCTCAGCCAAGAAAAGCTTTAATGAGAATGTTTTAGAGCG AAATATGATGTCGCCTCTATCAATTAAGGATCAGGAAGATAAGGCCAAAGGACTGAATTTGTTCAAGGGCTGGTTGTTGTCTGCCATTCTTGATGACATCTTATGA